A DNA window from Nymphalis io chromosome 28, ilAglIoxx1.1, whole genome shotgun sequence contains the following coding sequences:
- the LOC126779141 gene encoding isochorismatase domain-containing protein 1-like isoform X2, which produces MARNLLRLGALEAQKTAFLLCDIQETFKPHIKHFGEVVRVANKMIEAAKHFNIPVYVSEQYPKGLGHTTKDINIDGAALVYDKTTFSMYSQELKDRLKKDVPNLGSVVLFGIEAHVCIEQTVIDLINEDINVHVLADGVSSRSLMDRTLALQRFQSLGCFVGTSENVLFKLLKDKNHPAFKQISKLNSKPTPAEFGAEN; this is translated from the exons atggcaCGTAATTTGTTGAGACTTGGAGCTTTGGAGGCACAAAAAACAGCATTTTTGCTGTGTGACATACAAGAAACATTTAAGCCCCATATCAAACACTTTGGAGAAGTAGTGAGAGTCGCAAATAAAAtg ATAGAAGCGGCAAAACACTTCAATATACCAGTATATGTGTCGGAGCAGTATCCAAAAGGCTTAGGTCACACTACCAAGGATATAAATATCGACGGAGCGGCCCTTGTATATGATAAGACAACATTCTCTATGTACAGCCAAGAACTTAAAGATAGGCTGAAGAAGGATGTACCGAACTTGGGATCCGTGGTATTGTTTGGTATTGAG gCACATGTTTGCATAGAGCAAACAGTTATTGACCTAATCAATGAAGACATCAATGTTCATGTGTTAGCTGATGGGGTGTCGTCAAGGTCGCTCATGGATCGAACACTTGCTTTACAG CGATTCCAATCATTGGGCTGTTTTGTTGGTACGTCTGAGAATGTTTTATTCAAGTTATTAAAAGACAAAAATCATCCTGCTTTCAAACAAATATCAAAGTTGAATTCTAAACCTACGCCTGCTGAATTTGGggctgaaaattaa
- the LOC126779141 gene encoding isochorismatase domain-containing protein 1-like isoform X1 yields the protein MARNLLRLGALEAQKTAFLLCDIQETFKPHIKHFGEVVRVANKMIEAAKHFNIPVYVSEQYPKGLGHTTKDINIDGAALVYDKTTFSMYSQELKDRLKKDVPNLGSVVLFGIEAHVCIEQTVIDLINEDINVHVLADGVSSRSLMDRTLALQRMQSIGCFITTAESVLFKLLKDKDHPAFKMVSKLNREPGADTFGSNVSSKL from the exons atggcaCGTAATTTGTTGAGACTTGGAGCTTTGGAGGCACAAAAAACAGCATTTTTGCTGTGTGACATACAAGAAACATTTAAGCCCCATATCAAACACTTTGGAGAAGTAGTGAGAGTCGCAAATAAAAtg ATAGAAGCGGCAAAACACTTCAATATACCAGTATATGTGTCGGAGCAGTATCCAAAAGGCTTAGGTCACACTACCAAGGATATAAATATCGACGGAGCGGCCCTTGTATATGATAAGACAACATTCTCTATGTACAGCCAAGAACTTAAAGATAGGCTGAAGAAGGATGTACCGAACTTGGGATCCGTGGTATTGTTTGGTATTGAG gCACATGTTTGCATAGAGCAAACAGTTATTGACCTAATCAATGAAGACATCAATGTTCATGTGTTAGCTGATGGGGTGTCGTCAAGGTCGCTCATGGATCGAACACTTGCTTTACAG CGCATGCAATCCATAGGATGTTTTATAACAACCGCCGAAAGTGTGTTGTTCAAACTTCTGAAAGACAAGGACCATCCTGCATTTAAAATGGTCTCTAAATTAAACAGAGAACCAGGGGCTGATACATTTGGCTCAAACGTGTCTTccaaactataa